A genomic stretch from Gorilla gorilla gorilla isolate KB3781 chromosome 20, NHGRI_mGorGor1-v2.1_pri, whole genome shotgun sequence includes:
- the ZNF506 gene encoding zinc finger protein 506 isoform X2 yields MCSHFAQDLWSEQSIKDSFQKVILRRYEKCRHDNLQLKKGCESVDECPVHKRGYNGLKQCLTTTQRKIFQCDEYVKFLHKFSNSNKHKIRDTGKKPFKCIEYGKTFNQSSTRTTYKKIDAEEKRYKCEECGKAYKQSSHLTTHKKIHTGEKPYKCEECGKAYKQSCNLTTHKIIHTGEKPYRCRECGKAFNHPATLFSHKKIHTGEKPYKCDKCGKAFISSSTLTKHEIIHTGEKPYKCEECGKAFNRSSNLTKHKRIHTGDVPYKCDECGKTFTWYSSLSKHKRAHTGEKPYKCEECGKAFTAFSTLTEHKIIHTGEKPYKCEECGKAFNWSSALNKHKKIHIRQKPCIVKNVENLLNVPQPLISIR; encoded by the coding sequence ATGTGTTCTCATTTTGCCCAAGACCTTTGGTCAGAGCAGAGCATAAAAGATTCTTTCCAAAAAGTGATACTAAGAAGATATGAAAAATGTAGACATGAcaatttacagttaaaaaaagGCTGTGAAAGTGTAGATGAGTGTCCAGTGCACAAAAGAGGTTATAATGGACTTAAACAATGTTTGACAACTAcccagagaaaaatatttcaatgtgaTGAATATGTGAAGTTCTTGCataaattttcaaattcaaaCAAACATAAGATAAGAGATACtggaaaaaaaccttttaaatgtATAGAATATGGGAAAACTTTTAACCAGTCTTCAACCCGTACTACATATAAGAAAATTGATGCTGAAGAGAAAcgctacaaatgtgaagaatgtggtaaAGCCTATAAGCAGTCCTCAcaccttactacacataagaaaattcatactggagagaaaccctacaaatgtgaagaatgtggcaaagcctatAAGCAGTCCTGTaaccttactacacataagataattcatactggagagaaaccctacagatgtagagaatgtggcaaagcttttaaccacCCCGCAACCCTTTTTtcacataagaaaattcatactggagagaaaccatacaaGTGTGataaatgtggcaaagcctttatttCATCCTCAACCCTTACTAAACatgagataattcatactggagagaaaccctacaaatgtgaggaatgtggcaaagcttttaaccgtTCCTCAAaccttactaaacataagagaattcatactggagatgTACCCTACAAATGTGATGAATGTGGCAAAACCTTTACCTGGTACTCAAGCCTCTCTAAACATAAGAGagctcatactggagagaaaccctacaagtgtgaagaatgtggcaaagcctttactGCATTCTCAACTCTAACtgaacataagataattcatactggagagaaaccgtacaaatgtgaagaatgtggcaaagcttttaactgGTCCTCAGCCCttaataaacataagaaaattcatattaGACAGAAACCCTGCATAGTGAAGAATGTGGAAAATCTTTTAAATGTTCCTCAACCCTTAATAagcataagataa